The proteins below are encoded in one region of Mangifera indica cultivar Alphonso chromosome 7, CATAS_Mindica_2.1, whole genome shotgun sequence:
- the LOC123220477 gene encoding plant cysteine oxidase 2-like isoform X2 codes for MLHMDYMKPEDVGLSNRLLEIFNAQDAARGNLMEDPVKGSPVVTYTTIYKCSNFSLCLFFLPATAVIPLHNHPEMTVFSKLLLGTMHIKSYDFVDPMSSHDSPQHSQPRLARLVTDNDFTAPCDTSVLYPTTGGNIHEFRAITTCAVLDVLGPPYLKDDGRDCSYYKEFPFTAFSNGEKSASEEEGECYRWLEEIEVPENSHMDEIEYLGPQIDDN; via the exons ATGCTGCATATGg ATTATATGAAACCGGAGGATGTTGGGCTAAGCAATAGGCTGCTGGAGATCTTCAATGCTCAAGATGCAGCTAGAGGGAATCTAATGGAAGATCCAGTTAAAGGGTCTCCGGTTGTTACGTACACAACCATATACAAGTGTTCGAATTTTTCG CTATGTCTCTTCTTTCTTCCTGCAACTGCTGTTATCCCCTTGCATAATCATCCTGAAATGACTGTGTTTAGCAAGCTCCTTCTGGGAACAATGcacatcaaatcatatgatttCGTTGATCCTATGAGCTCCCATGACTCTCCGCAACATTCACAAC CTAGACTGGCAAGGTTAGTCACAGATAATGATTTCACGGCGCCTTGTGACACTTCTGTATTGTATCCAACAACTGGCGGCAACATCCATGAATTCAGGGCTATTACAACGTGTGCAGTGCTGGATGTGCTTGGACCTCCCTATTTGAAAGACGATGGTCGAGACTGTTCATACTACAAGGAGTTTCCATTCACTGCATTTTCAA ATGGAGAAAAATCAGCGAGTGAAGAGGAGGGTGAGTGTTATAGATGGCTGGAAGAGATTGAAGTGCCAGAGAATTCACATATGGATGAAATTGAGTACTTAGGTCCCCAGATTGATGATAATTAA